The Gimesia sp. region CTGGCCAATAGACATATTGCCGTGCTTACCTGTCCTGATGATTTCAGCGTGGTACCAGGTCAGGGAAATTTATCGTATGTATTAAATAGCGGGATTGGCTTCACTGCTGAAATCGCAGGCATACATGATTGCCCGGTAGGACCGCAGAGCGGTAAGCTGGACCTCAACGGCAATGGGATTACATGTAACTCCTCTACAAGTGGAGATGGGACCCCCTCAGACCGAGAGCTGTTTTTTCATATGGGGCTTTTTTATAACGAGACCTGGAAAGGGGAAACGCGGGCCGAACGTCATTATACCATCGCTGGTATTACTGACGGGACTTCAAATACGATGTTGATTTCGGAAAATATTCGCACTGGTTATGATCCTGCCAGCCCCGCATCAAACTGGGCGTCTCCAAGCCCGTTTTTGACAAGTTTCTACATCGGAAACCCCTGTCAGAATGGAAGCTGCTCAGCAGGGAACGTTGATTATAATCGTGCCAACTCAGGTACAAGCGCAATCAATGCAGGACTGAAGCAACCAGAGGGAGCGGCACCTTTTCCAAACTCTCTGCATGCCGGAGGAGTGAATGTCGGCTATTGCGATGGGC contains the following coding sequences:
- a CDS encoding DUF1559 domain-containing protein, with product MRYKFRYTGQRKAESPLETGHLRAGFTIIELLVATAVIGILIALALPAIQSARNSARQLQCLNNMRNVGLGILQETDSANRFPACGYYGDGTPATFGQYRSWVVDVLPYLDQSNIFTAWDFDLSCKDPVNVPLANRHIAVLTCPDDFSVVPGQGNLSYVLNSGIGFTAEIAGIHDCPVGPQSGKLDLNGNGITCNSSTSGDGTPSDRELFFHMGLFYNETWKGETRAERHYTIAGITDGTSNTMLISENIRTGYDPASPASNWASPSPFLTSFYIGNPCQNGSCSAGNVDYNRANSGTSAINAGLKQPEGAAPFPNSLHAGGVNVGYCDGHFEFLSENIDGKVYASLASPQGQSLSGTSLEQ